A window from Mogibacterium neglectum encodes these proteins:
- the rpsD gene encoding 30S ribosomal protein S4, translating into MARNREPVLKRAKALGIEPQYMGINKKSKRQAQQSRRKKSEYGLQLNEKQKVKFVYGLQEKQFRNLYTKAEKRPGQVGTNLLVMLESRFDNVVFRMGFAATRREARQLVNHGHFLVNGKKANIPSMELKAGDVITVKEKSQSSPKFKELKDMVITTPQWISIDLDKLEGKIVTAPSREDIDLPIAEHSIVEFYSR; encoded by the coding sequence ATGGCTAGAAATAGAGAACCAGTACTGAAGAGAGCTAAAGCACTAGGCATTGAGCCACAGTACATGGGTATAAATAAGAAATCTAAGAGACAGGCTCAGCAGAGCAGAAGAAAGAAGAGTGAGTACGGGCTTCAGCTCAACGAGAAGCAGAAGGTTAAGTTCGTATACGGACTTCAGGAGAAGCAGTTTAGAAATCTATATACTAAGGCTGAAAAGAGACCTGGACAGGTTGGTACAAACCTTCTCGTAATGCTCGAGAGCAGATTTGACAACGTTGTATTCAGAATGGGTTTTGCAGCTACAAGAAGAGAAGCTAGACAGCTCGTTAACCACGGACACTTCCTAGTTAATGGCAAGAAGGCTAACATCCCTTCAATGGAACTCAAGGCTGGAGATGTAATCACTGTAAAGGAAAAGTCTCAGTCATCCCCTAAGTTCAAGGAACTTAAGGATATGGTTATCACAACTCCACAGTGGATCAGCATTGATCTAGATAAGCTTGAGGGTAAAATCGTTACAGCACCAAGCCGTGAAGACATTGATCTACCAATCGCAGAGCACAGCATCGTTGAGTTCTACTCAAGATAG
- the rpsK gene encoding 30S ribosomal protein S11, producing MAAVKKTVRKKKRERKNVERGQAHIQSTFNNTLVTLTDMDGNALSWSSAGSNGFRGSRKSTPFAAQSAAEVAAKAAMEHGLKTVEVYVKGPGSGREAAIRALQTAGLNVTMIKDITPIPHNGCRPPKKRRV from the coding sequence ATGGCAGCTGTTAAGAAGACAGTTAGAAAAAAGAAAAGAGAACGTAAAAACGTTGAAAGAGGCCAGGCTCACATCCAGTCCACATTTAACAACACACTAGTTACTCTAACAGATATGGACGGAAACGCACTATCATGGTCAAGCGCTGGCTCAAATGGCTTCAGAGGTTCGAGAAAGTCGACACCTTTTGCTGCACAGAGCGCTGCTGAGGTTGCAGCAAAGGCAGCTATGGAGCATGGTCTAAAGACAGTAGAGGTATACGTAAAGGGTCCTGGTTCCGGTAGAGAAGCTGCTATCAGAGCACTTCAGACTGCTGGACTCAATGTAACAATGATTAAGGACATTACGCCAATTCCTCACAATGGATGCAGGCCACCTAAGAAGAGAAGAGTCTAA
- the rpsM gene encoding 30S ribosomal protein S13 yields MARIAGVDLPRDKRIEIGLTYIYGIGLVTSKDILAKAGVDGDIRVRDLTEEDAGKIRKVIETEHIVEGDLRREVSLNIKRLMEIGSYRGIRHRRGLPVRGQKTKTNARTRKGPKRLAGKKK; encoded by the coding sequence ATGGCAAGAATTGCCGGAGTTGACCTACCTAGAGATAAGAGAATCGAAATCGGTCTTACTTATATCTATGGAATCGGTCTAGTAACATCCAAGGATATCCTCGCTAAAGCAGGAGTGGATGGTGACATCAGAGTAAGAGATCTTACAGAAGAAGATGCCGGAAAGATTAGAAAGGTTATTGAGACTGAGCATATCGTAGAAGGTGATCTTAGAAGAGAAGTTTCCCTCAACATCAAGAGACTGATGGAGATTGGAAGCTACAGAGGAATCAGACACAGAAGAGGTCTCCCAGTTAGAGGCCAAAAGACCAAGACAAACGCAAGAACTCGTAAGGGTCCTAAGCGTCTTGCTGGCAAGAAGAAATAA
- the rpmJ gene encoding 50S ribosomal protein L36, with protein MKVRASVKPICEKCKVIKRHGKVMVICENPKHKQRQG; from the coding sequence ATGAAAGTTAGAGCTTCAGTAAAGCCAATTTGCGAAAAGTGCAAGGTAATCAAGAGACATGGAAAAGTCATGGTAATCTGTGAAAATCCTAAGCATAAGCAGAGACAAGGCTAG
- the infA gene encoding translation initiation factor IF-1, translating to MSKKNSIEVMGTVIDAQPNAMFKVKLENGFEVLAHISGKIRMNYIRILPGDKVKVELSPYDLTRGRITWRDKN from the coding sequence ATGTCGAAAAAGAATTCGATAGAAGTAATGGGCACGGTCATCGACGCACAGCCAAACGCTATGTTCAAGGTTAAGCTAGAGAACGGCTTCGAAGTCCTCGCCCACATTTCCGGTAAGATCAGAATGAATTACATCAGAATTCTGCCGGGTGACAAAGTAAAGGTAGAATTATCACCTTATGATTTAACACGTGGGAGGATCACGTGGCGTGATAAGAACTAA
- the map gene encoding type I methionyl aminopeptidase yields the protein MIIIKSKREIDIMREAAKVTGEILRDIEGFIKPGMTTHAIDNFVEERILHYKMKPTFKGYGGFPAAACVSVNDEVVHGIPSRDRVLKEGDIVSVDTGSTYKGYCSDAARTYAVGEISDEARKLIDVTKQSFFEGVKYAMVGYRLHDIGHAVQEYAESNGFGVIREYLGHGIGRDLHEDPQVPNYGDAHTGPHLKEGMVLAIEPMITQGSYGTRVLGNDWTVVTDDGLLAAHYENTVVITDGEPELLTLI from the coding sequence ATGATAATAATTAAGTCGAAAAGAGAAATTGACATCATGCGTGAAGCTGCCAAGGTTACAGGTGAGATCCTTAGAGATATCGAGGGATTCATCAAGCCTGGCATGACAACACATGCAATCGATAATTTTGTAGAGGAGAGAATACTTCACTACAAGATGAAGCCAACCTTTAAAGGATATGGCGGATTTCCTGCTGCGGCTTGCGTATCTGTTAATGATGAGGTAGTACATGGAATACCTTCTAGAGATAGAGTTCTCAAAGAAGGTGATATTGTAAGCGTTGATACAGGTTCAACATACAAGGGCTATTGTAGCGATGCAGCTAGAACATATGCTGTAGGCGAAATCAGTGACGAGGCTCGTAAACTGATTGACGTAACGAAGCAAAGCTTTTTTGAAGGCGTAAAATATGCGATGGTAGGATACAGACTACACGACATAGGACACGCTGTTCAAGAATATGCTGAGTCCAACGGATTCGGTGTCATTAGAGAGTATTTAGGACACGGGATTGGACGTGATTTACACGAAGATCCGCAGGTTCCTAATTATGGGGATGCTCACACTGGACCACACCTCAAAGAGGGAATGGTTCTGGCAATTGAGCCGATGATTACACAAGGTTCCTACGGAACCAGAGTTCTCGGTAATGACTGGACGGTTGTTACAGACGACGGACTGCTGGCAGCTCACTATGAGAATACCGTAGTAATCACAGACGGAGAGCCTGAGCTGCTCACGTTGATATAA
- a CDS encoding adenylate kinase, which yields MLRAVLLGPPGAGKGTQAAKVIEKYNVPHISTGDIFRANIKEGTELGKKAKGYIDEGKLVPDELVVNLVTDRLQKDDCKEGFLLDGFPRTIFQAEQLDKFLSENGQKLDIVLNFKVRKDVLIERIAGRRVCKSCGASFHVVNVPPKKEGICDVCGGELFQRKDDNRETVENRINVYESETAPLIGYYEKQNVLANFDGEKTHNEVFEDVVKAIEAK from the coding sequence ATGCTACGAGCTGTTTTACTTGGCCCTCCTGGAGCTGGTAAAGGCACGCAGGCGGCTAAGGTAATAGAAAAATACAATGTTCCACATATCTCAACTGGAGATATATTCCGCGCTAACATCAAGGAAGGAACAGAGCTTGGTAAAAAGGCAAAGGGATACATAGACGAGGGCAAGCTGGTACCAGATGAACTAGTAGTTAATTTGGTTACAGACAGACTTCAGAAAGACGACTGCAAGGAAGGATTTCTCCTAGATGGTTTCCCAAGAACTATCTTCCAGGCCGAGCAGCTAGATAAATTCCTATCTGAAAACGGTCAAAAGCTAGATATAGTTCTTAACTTCAAAGTTAGAAAGGACGTTCTCATAGAGCGTATTGCAGGAAGACGCGTATGCAAATCCTGCGGTGCAAGCTTCCATGTAGTGAATGTTCCGCCTAAGAAGGAAGGAATATGCGACGTGTGCGGTGGAGAACTGTTCCAGCGCAAGGACGATAATCGCGAAACTGTAGAAAACAGAATTAATGTGTACGAGAGCGAAACTGCTCCACTCATTGGATACTATGAGAAGCAGAACGTGCTCGCCAACTTCGACGGAGAGAAAACTCACAACGAGGTTTTCGAAGATGTCGTAAAGGCAATTGAGGCAAAATAA
- the secY gene encoding preprotein translocase subunit SecY yields the protein MELLKTLSNAWHVKEIRSKILFTLMIMLVFRIGSNIPVPGINRDYLAQMFKGQTGLLDLFDLFSGGAFSNFTIFALSITPYVTASIIVQLLTIAFPYFERLSKEGNEGRKKMATITRYLTVVLGLIQATGLTIGLFRRAIVNQNAFSMIVIITVLTAGTAFLMWLGEQINEYGVGNGISLIIFGGIIARIPTAVRGIHTQVKEGALSVVAVIALIVVAVLITVVIILMQQGTRKIPVQYAKRMVGRKMYGGQSTHIPIKVNQAGVIPIIFSLSLLQFPLTITYFVPQSSFAQWMSKYLSPSGNPGIWVYAILNITLTLFFTYFYTAITFKPEEVADNMRQSGGFVPGIRPGAATEEYLSRIMSRLCLVGGIFLAGVATIPTVVSEFTPLQLSFGGTSLLIAVGVALDTVQQIENQMLNRNYQGFLK from the coding sequence ATGGAACTTCTCAAGACACTCTCTAATGCATGGCATGTAAAAGAAATTCGTTCGAAAATTCTTTTTACACTCATGATAATGCTTGTTTTCAGAATTGGATCAAATATACCAGTTCCAGGAATCAATAGAGATTATCTTGCTCAGATGTTCAAGGGTCAAACAGGACTTCTCGACTTGTTTGATTTATTTTCCGGAGGAGCATTCAGCAATTTTACGATATTTGCTTTGAGTATCACTCCGTATGTAACCGCTTCGATTATCGTCCAACTTCTTACAATAGCATTTCCGTACTTTGAGAGACTTTCGAAGGAAGGCAATGAAGGTCGTAAGAAAATGGCGACAATTACGAGATATTTAACCGTAGTGTTAGGATTGATTCAGGCAACAGGTTTGACGATTGGTCTTTTTAGAAGGGCAATTGTCAACCAGAATGCCTTTTCGATGATAGTAATCATAACAGTCCTGACAGCAGGAACCGCGTTCCTAATGTGGCTAGGAGAACAGATTAACGAATACGGTGTCGGAAACGGCATTTCGTTGATTATTTTCGGCGGCATTATCGCAAGAATTCCAACAGCAGTTAGAGGAATTCACACGCAGGTGAAAGAAGGAGCACTAAGTGTAGTTGCTGTTATTGCATTAATAGTTGTGGCAGTTTTAATCACTGTCGTAATCATACTGATGCAACAGGGAACAAGAAAAATTCCAGTACAGTACGCAAAGCGTATGGTTGGAAGAAAGATGTATGGTGGCCAGTCAACCCATATTCCAATTAAGGTTAACCAGGCAGGAGTAATTCCGATTATCTTCTCGCTATCATTACTTCAGTTCCCATTGACGATAACTTACTTCGTTCCACAGTCTTCATTTGCTCAGTGGATGTCGAAGTACTTATCTCCATCAGGGAATCCAGGAATTTGGGTTTACGCAATACTAAATATCACGTTGACACTGTTCTTCACGTACTTCTACACGGCTATCACATTTAAGCCAGAAGAGGTTGCGGATAATATGAGACAGAGTGGCGGTTTCGTTCCGGGAATTAGACCTGGTGCAGCAACTGAGGAGTACTTATCTAGAATTATGTCAAGACTATGCCTTGTAGGAGGAATATTCTTGGCAGGTGTAGCGACTATCCCAACTGTAGTCAGTGAATTCACACCGTTACAGCTTTCGTTCGGTGGAACGTCACTTCTAATCGCAGTAGGTGTAGCTCTAGATACAGTACAACAGATTGAGAATCAAATGCTCAATAGAAATTATCAAGGATTTCTTAAATAA
- the rplO gene encoding 50S ribosomal protein L15, translated as MRLHELKAAEGATKARKRRGRGQGTGLGTTGGRGMNGQNSRSGGGVRLGFEGGQMPLYRRIPKRGFTNRFAKEYAEVNVADLNRFEDGTVVDFDLMLQSGLVKQVKDGVKVLGNGELEKKLTVKAEKFSKSAAEKIEKAGGKAEVI; from the coding sequence ATGAGACTTCACGAATTAAAGGCAGCTGAGGGTGCAACCAAAGCTCGCAAGAGAAGAGGTCGCGGTCAGGGTACTGGTCTCGGAACTACTGGCGGCAGAGGTATGAATGGTCAGAACTCCAGAAGCGGAGGCGGTGTTCGTCTAGGTTTCGAGGGTGGCCAGATGCCACTATATAGAAGGATTCCTAAGAGAGGATTTACAAATCGTTTTGCTAAGGAATATGCAGAAGTTAATGTTGCAGATCTAAATAGATTTGAAGATGGAACAGTCGTAGATTTCGACCTAATGCTTCAGTCTGGACTTGTTAAGCAGGTAAAGGATGGAGTTAAGGTTCTAGGAAACGGCGAACTAGAGAAGAAGCTAACTGTAAAGGCTGAGAAATTCAGCAAGAGCGCTGCTGAAAAGATTGAAAAGGCAGGCGGAAAGGCAGAGGTTATCTAA
- the rpmD gene encoding 50S ribosomal protein L30 translates to MAKALKITLVKSVIGATPKQKKTVEALGLKKLHHSVELADSSATRGAIAKVSHLLDVEEL, encoded by the coding sequence ATGGCAAAGGCATTAAAGATTACTTTAGTTAAGAGTGTTATTGGCGCAACTCCTAAGCAGAAGAAGACAGTAGAAGCTCTTGGCCTCAAGAAGCTACATCATTCGGTTGAGCTAGCTGATTCGTCCGCAACACGCGGCGCAATTGCTAAGGTTTCTCATCTTCTTGATGTAGAAGAGCTATAG
- the rpsE gene encoding 30S ribosomal protein S5: MRTRIDASKLELTETIVNIRRVSKTVKGGKNMKFSVTLVVGDGAGHVGIGLGKAQEIPEAVRKATEDAKKKLIFVPMVGTTVPHQTVGIFGAGKVLIMPSAEGTGVIAGSSVRTVLEACGLKDVRAKSLGSSNTGNMALATLEGLRNLTTVEEVAKRRGKTPEEILG, encoded by the coding sequence ATGCGCACGAGAATAGATGCATCTAAGCTTGAACTTACTGAAACCATCGTTAACATCAGACGTGTTTCGAAGACTGTAAAGGGCGGAAAGAACATGAAGTTTTCCGTTACTCTAGTAGTTGGAGATGGCGCAGGCCACGTAGGTATTGGCCTTGGAAAGGCTCAGGAGATTCCTGAAGCTGTAAGAAAAGCAACTGAAGATGCTAAGAAGAAACTAATATTCGTACCTATGGTAGGAACAACAGTTCCTCACCAGACTGTAGGAATTTTCGGAGCAGGCAAAGTTTTAATAATGCCTTCAGCAGAAGGTACTGGAGTTATTGCAGGTTCATCTGTACGTACAGTACTAGAAGCTTGTGGACTCAAGGACGTTAGAGCTAAGTCGCTTGGTTCGAGCAACACAGGAAACATGGCACTTGCAACTCTAGAGGGACTGAGAAACCTCACAACAGTAGAAGAAGTTGCTAAGCGTCGTGGTAAGACACCTGAAGAAATTTTAGGATAG
- the rplR gene encoding 50S ribosomal protein L18, translated as MAKASRNDRRLKRHARVRKDVFGTPEKPRLCVFRSNSNISAQVIDDVNGTTLVSASSLDKDLKASIANGGNKDAAKQVGKAVGEKAVAKGIKEVCFDRGGYLYHGRVKELADGAREAGLEF; from the coding sequence ATGGCAAAAGCAAGCAGAAATGACAGAAGACTCAAGAGACATGCCAGAGTCAGAAAAGACGTTTTTGGAACTCCCGAGAAGCCAAGACTGTGCGTATTTAGATCTAACAGCAATATTTCAGCTCAGGTCATCGATGACGTTAACGGAACAACTCTTGTATCCGCATCGTCTCTCGATAAGGATCTTAAGGCAAGTATTGCAAACGGTGGAAATAAAGACGCAGCTAAGCAGGTAGGCAAAGCGGTAGGCGAAAAAGCTGTAGCTAAGGGCATCAAAGAGGTTTGCTTCGATAGAGGCGGATACCTTTATCATGGCAGAGTTAAGGAACTCGCTGATGGTGCACGTGAAGCAGGATTAGAATTCTAA
- the rplF gene encoding 50S ribosomal protein L6: MSRIGVRPITIPTGVEVTVEDNNVIKVKGPKGELCQPIAENLTVEIEENVLTVKRPSESKQDKSQHGLGRTLIHNMIEGVSKGYEVKMTVNGVGYTVAKQGDTLVMKLGFSHPVEMKDPAGITTETPDATTIIVKGCDKAEVGNYAANIRAWRKPEPYKGKGIIYDGEVVHKKEGKSGASA; the protein is encoded by the coding sequence ATGTCAAGAATAGGCGTTAGACCAATTACAATCCCTACCGGCGTAGAAGTAACGGTTGAGGATAATAATGTAATTAAGGTAAAAGGCCCTAAGGGTGAGCTGTGCCAGCCAATCGCTGAAAACCTGACTGTTGAGATCGAGGAAAACGTTCTAACAGTTAAGAGACCATCCGAATCAAAGCAGGACAAGTCTCAGCACGGACTCGGAAGAACGCTCATTCACAATATGATTGAGGGTGTTTCCAAGGGTTATGAAGTAAAGATGACGGTTAACGGTGTTGGATATACTGTTGCAAAGCAGGGAGATACACTCGTTATGAAGCTCGGTTTCTCGCACCCAGTAGAGATGAAGGACCCAGCAGGAATCACAACAGAGACTCCTGATGCTACGACAATTATAGTTAAGGGCTGCGATAAGGCAGAGGTAGGAAACTATGCTGCTAACATCAGAGCTTGGAGAAAGCCTGAGCCATATAAGGGCAAAGGCATCATCTACGATGGAGAAGTTGTACATAAGAAGGAAGGAAAGAGCGGAGCTTCCGCATAG
- the rpsH gene encoding 30S ribosomal protein S8: MAMTDPIADMLTRIRNANTAGHAKVEIPASKMKKSIAEILKNEGFIKDFSVAQDNAQGTITVELKYGPNKEKTIYGIKKISKPGLRVYAKADQVPKVLGGLGIAIVSTSKGVISDKEARKLGVGGEVICYVW, from the coding sequence ATGGCAATGACAGATCCAATAGCAGATATGCTAACTAGAATTAGAAATGCCAACACAGCCGGACATGCTAAGGTAGAAATCCCAGCATCCAAGATGAAGAAGTCTATCGCAGAAATCCTTAAGAATGAAGGATTCATCAAGGACTTTTCAGTAGCTCAGGACAATGCACAGGGAACTATCACTGTAGAGCTAAAGTACGGCCCAAATAAGGAAAAGACAATTTACGGGATCAAGAAGATCTCGAAGCCAGGTCTCAGAGTTTATGCAAAGGCTGACCAGGTACCTAAGGTGCTCGGCGGTCTGGGAATCGCTATCGTTTCAACATCTAAGGGTGTTATAAGCGATAAAGAAGCTCGTAAGCTTGGAGTTGGTGGAGAAGTTATTTGTTACGTTTGGTAG
- a CDS encoding type Z 30S ribosomal protein S14, which yields MAKTSLKVKQTRKPKYSTRAYTRCKICGRPHSVLKKYGICRICFRELAYKGEIPGVRKASW from the coding sequence ATGGCTAAGACTTCACTGAAAGTTAAGCAGACCAGAAAGCCTAAGTATTCAACAAGGGCTTATACAAGATGCAAGATTTGTGGAAGACCACATTCGGTTCTGAAGAAGTATGGTATCTGCCGTATCTGCTTCAGAGAGCTTGCTTACAAGGGTGAAATCCCAGGTGTAAGAAAAGCAAGCTGGTAG
- the rplE gene encoding 50S ribosomal protein L5 — MANRLRTKYDESVFAALKEKFNYSNAMEVPKLEKITINMGLGEAKDNSKILESAVKELSLISGQRPVVTKARKSIANFKVRQGMPVGAKVTLRGDRMYAFADKFFNLSLPRVRDFKGVSKNSFDGRGNYSMGIREQLIFPEIVYDDVETIKGMNIVFTTTAKTDEEAQALLELLGMPFEK; from the coding sequence GTGGCAAATAGACTAAGAACAAAGTATGACGAAAGTGTTTTTGCAGCACTTAAGGAAAAGTTCAATTACTCCAACGCAATGGAAGTGCCAAAGCTTGAGAAGATCACAATCAACATGGGTCTTGGCGAAGCTAAGGATAATTCAAAGATCCTCGAGAGCGCTGTAAAGGAACTTTCACTCATCTCCGGACAGAGACCAGTTGTTACAAAGGCTAGAAAGTCCATCGCTAACTTCAAGGTTAGACAGGGAATGCCAGTAGGAGCTAAGGTTACTCTTAGAGGTGACAGAATGTATGCATTTGCAGATAAGTTCTTCAATCTTTCTCTTCCTAGAGTTAGAGACTTTAAGGGTGTAAGCAAGAATTCATTCGATGGAAGAGGTAACTACTCCATGGGAATTAGAGAGCAGCTCATCTTCCCAGAAATCGTTTACGATGATGTAGAGACCATCAAGGGAATGAACATTGTATTCACTACAACAGCTAAGACAGATGAGGAAGCACAGGCATTACTTGAGCTCCTCGGAATGCCTTTTGAGAAGTAA
- the rplX gene encoding 50S ribosomal protein L24 — protein sequence MQIRKGDTVVVISGKDKGKVGTVLRAIPKANKVVVEGVNVQTKHAKATRTSASEIKHVEGPIDASNVMFYEKESKQGVRLGTKIENGKKVRYSKKTNAVVD from the coding sequence ATGCAGATTAGAAAAGGCGATACAGTAGTAGTTATCTCGGGCAAGGATAAGGGCAAGGTTGGAACAGTTCTAAGAGCTATTCCAAAGGCTAATAAGGTTGTTGTTGAGGGCGTTAACGTGCAGACTAAGCATGCAAAGGCTACAAGAACATCCGCATCCGAGATTAAGCATGTAGAAGGTCCTATCGATGCATCAAATGTTATGTTCTACGAAAAGGAGAGCAAGCAGGGTGTAAGACTTGGAACTAAGATTGAGAACGGCAAGAAGGTTAGATACTCAAAGAAGACCAATGCCGTAGTAGACTAG
- the rplN gene encoding 50S ribosomal protein L14, whose product MIQTETRLRVADNSGAKELLCIRILGGTGRKYANIGDIIVCSVKDAAPGGVVKKGDVVKAVVVRSKSGARRDDGSYVKFDQNAAVIIKDRSDKNPVGTRIFGPVARELRDNGFMKIVSLAPEVL is encoded by the coding sequence ATGATACAGACAGAAACAAGATTGAGAGTTGCCGACAATTCCGGAGCAAAGGAGCTCCTTTGCATTCGTATCCTTGGTGGTACAGGCCGCAAGTATGCGAATATTGGAGACATCATCGTTTGCTCCGTTAAGGATGCTGCTCCAGGTGGAGTTGTTAAGAAAGGTGACGTTGTAAAAGCGGTAGTTGTTAGATCGAAGAGTGGCGCTAGAAGAGATGACGGTAGCTACGTAAAATTCGACCAGAATGCTGCTGTAATTATCAAAGACAGAAGCGATAAGAACCCTGTAGGAACACGTATTTTCGGACCTGTTGCTAGGGAACTTAGAGATAACGGCTTTATGAAGATTGTGTCTTTGGCACCGGAAGTATTATAG
- the rpsQ gene encoding 30S ribosomal protein S17 — MERNSRKTRTGVVVSDKMDKTIVVATKDSVRHSLYGKAVKRTKKFKVHDENNECGIGDRVKIMETKPLSKDKRWRLVEIVEKAK, encoded by the coding sequence ATGGAAAGAAATAGCAGAAAGACCAGAACTGGAGTAGTTGTAAGCGACAAGATGGATAAGACAATTGTTGTTGCTACAAAGGATTCAGTAAGACATTCTCTTTACGGTAAGGCTGTTAAGAGAACTAAGAAGTTCAAGGTTCACGACGAGAACAATGAGTGTGGCATCGGCGATAGAGTAAAAATTATGGAGACAAAGCCTCTTTCAAAGGATAAGAGATGGAGACTTGTCGAGATCGTTGAGAAAGCTAAATAG
- the rpmC gene encoding 50S ribosomal protein L29, with amino-acid sequence MDLNTIRKMTDQERTAELARMKQELFNLRFQHVTGQLDNPVKMREIRRDIARVKTIIREMEKPEA; translated from the coding sequence ATGGATCTGAATACAATAAGAAAAATGACTGATCAGGAGAGAACTGCCGAGCTTGCAAGAATGAAGCAGGAGCTATTCAATCTGAGATTCCAACACGTTACCGGACAGCTCGACAACCCTGTGAAGATGAGAGAAATCAGAAGAGATATTGCCAGAGTTAAGACCATAATCAGGGAAATGGAAAAGCCTGAAGCTTAA
- the rplP gene encoding 50S ribosomal protein L16, with product MLMPKRVKRRRVHRGRMKGVATKGNTVTYGQFGLVAEEPAWIDSKQIEAARIAMTRSIKRGGKVYIKIFPHKPITKKPAEVRMGSGKGSPEYWVAVVKPGRVMFELEGVTEAQAKEALRLASHKLPVRCKFVVKNQEAKGGDE from the coding sequence ATGTTAATGCCAAAGCGCGTTAAACGCAGAAGAGTCCACAGAGGCAGAATGAAGGGTGTTGCAACAAAGGGTAACACCGTTACATATGGTCAGTTCGGTCTAGTTGCTGAAGAGCCAGCATGGATTGACTCAAAGCAGATCGAGGCTGCCAGAATCGCGATGACAAGATCCATCAAGAGAGGCGGAAAGGTTTATATCAAAATCTTCCCACATAAGCCAATTACAAAGAAACCAGCAGAAGTAAGAATGGGTTCCGGAAAAGGTTCACCTGAGTATTGGGTGGCAGTAGTTAAGCCGGGCAGAGTAATGTTCGAGCTTGAGGGCGTAACTGAAGCACAGGCTAAGGAAGCTTTGAGACTTGCTTCTCACAAGCTACCAGTAAGGTGCAAGTTCGTTGTCAAGAACCAGGAAGCAAAGGGTGGTGACGAATAA